The following proteins are co-located in the Neodiprion virginianus isolate iyNeoVirg1 chromosome 6, iyNeoVirg1.1, whole genome shotgun sequence genome:
- the LOC124308169 gene encoding echinoderm microtubule-associated protein-like 2 isoform X4: MSTPDTMDTIDEAEQAWHEMLECETGSLIGRVADLERQSLAQRDEIVCLRATLADALRRIAQLEGRERREDDRIERRLERGLSSPIRNGHVPQRNSQATGSQKDLRLRQSSVASYRHSSGSSQDVRDAAASPRRPVSYTPPSQLPQRRSVHYQSTGSLHSDSPSSSSVSPVPSPSPRATPLPVARSPTTKTNGPPQSSLRRAKRWSSTGDFTHSPQSPAGVAAQLGGSSTRGMQYNEDEGTITMHLRGRPILLFPPTPFMESYDLHKVSTPPQSKLKLDWVYGYRGKDCRSNLHLLPTGEIVYFVAAVVVLYNPEEHSQRHYIGHTDDVKCIAIHPNKLLIATGQVAGTDRRDALPHIRIWNSVSLTTNHIIGTGEFDGAICCLSFSKADGGNLLCAIDETSDHNISIWDWQKGDRGMKLTETKCSVDTVVCAEWHPLERNQIVTCGKSHISFWSLDNGGMLYKRMGVFENRDKPKYVTCVAFNQNGDVLTGDSNGNIIVWARGTNTISRLVRNLHDGSIFSMCVLKDGTVVTGGGKDGRILHYDASLSLTGEEAQIEGHFGGIRTVSEGRGSQLLVGTTRNCILVGDLEMGFNPAVLGHTDEVWGLAAHPTLPQFATAGHDRLLQMWDSLSHSVVWSKDIGEQAQSVCFSPDGTVMIVGCTSGKCLAIDSETRELYTHHSDGSEPLQVVRFSPDGSSLAIGSRDNSIYIYQVNDDATKYSRVGRCMQKRTRGIRGHSSFITHLDWSVDSQYLRSNSGDYELLYWNPGICRQIPKSSVLRDVDWATHSCIISFETIGVWPESADGTDINNCARSGDGKLLATGDDFGKVKLFSYPACQPKSLFHVYAGHSSHVTNVSFLQDDTRLVSTGGNDTSVLQWIVS, translated from the exons ATGTCAACGCCGGACACGATGGACACTATAGACGAGGCTGAGCAGGCATGGC ACGAGATGCTAGAATGTGAGACTGGCTCGCTGATAGGCAGAGTGGCTGATCTCGAAAGACAATCGCTGGCACAACGCGACGAGATCGTATGTCTAAGGGCAACATTGGCGGATGCTTTACGAAGAATCGCCCAACTCGAGGgtagagagagaagagaagatgACAGAATCGAGCGAAGGCTGGAACGCGGCTTGTCGTCGCCGATTAGAAACGGTCACGTGCCGCAAAGAA ATAGCCAGGCTACCGGCTCTCAGAAAGACCTTCGGCTAAGGCAATCTAGTGTCGCATCCTACAGGCATTCGAGTGGCTCCAGTCAGGATGTTAGGGACGCTGCCGCTAGTCCTCGAAGACCAGTTAGCTATACCCCTCCTTCGCAGCTCCCTCAAAG AAGATCTGTACATTATCAGTCAACGGGTTCGCTCCACTCGGACAGTCCAAGCAGTAGCAGCGTTTCACCTGTGCCTTCGCCAAGTCCGAGAGCGACGCCGTTGCCTGTTGCAAG ATCACCAACGACAAAAACAAACGGACCGCCACAGAGTAGCCTTCGACGAGCTAAAAGGTGGTCTTCGACAGGGGATTTTACGCATTCGCCACAATCGCCGGCCGGGGTCGCGGCGCAACTCGGTGGTTCCAG CACGAGAGGCATGCAGTACAATGAGGACGAAGGAACGATCACGATGCATCTACGCGGGAGGCCGATACTCCTGTTTCCTCCAACGCCGTTCATGGAGTCCTACGACTTGCACAAGGTCTCCACGCCACCCCAAAGCAAGCTAAAATTGGACTGGGTTTACGGTTATAGAGGAAAGGACTGCAGGAGCAACTTGCACCTGTTGCCGACCGGTGAAATCGTCTATTTCGTAGCGGCGGTCGTGGTCTTGTACAACCCTGAGGAACACAGCCAAAGGCACTACATCGGTCACACCGACGATGTCAAATG CATAGCGATACACCCGAACAAGTTGTTAATAGCGACTGGCCAAGTGGCGGGAACTGACAGAAGAGATGCCCTT CCGCATATCAGGATATGGAACTCTGTGAGCTTGACGACGAATCATATCATTGGTACAGGAGAATTTGACGGGGCCATTTGCTGCCTGTCATTTTCAAAAGCAGACGGCGGTAATTTGCTATGCGCTATCGATGAGACGTCGGATCACAACATATCGATTTGGGACTGGCAGAAGGGTGATCGCGGCATGAAACTGACGGAGACAAAG TGTTCCGTTGACACGGTAGTTTGCGCCGAATGGCATCCGTTGGAGCGAAATCAAATAGTGACCTGCGGCAAGAGCCACATTTCGTTCTGGTCCCTCGACAACGGGGGTATGCTCTACAAGAGGATGGGGGTGTTTGAGAATCGGGACAAGCCTAAATACGTTACCTGTGTGGCCTTTAATCAAAATGGCGATGTCCTGACCGGAGATAGTAACGGAAACATCATCGTGTGGGCGAGAG gAACAAACACCATTTCTAGGCTGGTGAGAAATCTACACGACGGATCTATATTCTCGATGTGCGTATTAAAAGACGGAACCGTTGTCACCGGAGGTGGAAAAGACGGGAGGATATTGCATTACGACGCGTCTTTGAGTCTGACCGGAGAAGAGGCTCAG ATCGAAGGCCACTTTGGTGGGATAAGAACAGTTTCGGAAGGACGTGGGTCTCAATTGCTGGTTGGCACCACACGCAACTGTATCTTGGTTGGCGATTTGGAAATGGGTTTCAATCCAGCGGTCTTGGGACACACTGATGAGGTTTGGGGACTGGCTGCTCATCCCACCTTGCCACAATTTGCGACCGCCGGTCATGACCGGCTATTACAAATGTGGGACAGTCTGAGCCACTCCGTTGTGTGGAGCAAGGACATCGGG GAACAAGCACAGAGCGTGTGTTTCTCGCCAGACGGTACGGTGATGATCGTTGGTTGCACTTCTGGTAAATGTCTCGCAATCGATAGCGAAACAAGAGAATTATATACTCATCATTCCGACGGTTCTGAACCATTGCAA GTTGTGAGATTTTCGCCCGATGGATCGTCACTCGCGATCGGATCTAGAGACAACAGCATTTACATATATCAAGTGAACGATGATGCCACAAAGTACAGCCGCGTTGGAAGATGCATG CAAAAGAGGACTCGAGGAATTAGA GGACACTCGAGTTTCATCACCCATCTCGATTGGTCGGTTGATAGTCAGTACTTGAGGAGTAACAGCGGGGATTACGAGTTGTTGTACT GGAATCCGGGTATTTGTCGGCAAATACCAAAATCGTCGGTGTTACGAGACGTCGATTGGGCGACGCACAGCTGCATCATTAGCTTCGAAACGATCGGCGTTTGGCCGGAAAGTGCGGACGGTACGGATATCAACAACTGCGCAAGAAGCGGGGATGGAAAATTGCTGGCAACCGGAGACGACTTTGGAAAAGTGAAACTTTTCTCTTATCCGGCCTGCCAACCAAAG TCTTTGTTCCACGTTTATGCCGGCCACTCGAGTCACGTGACAAACGTTTCATTTCTGCAAGATGACACGAGACTGGTTTCAACCGGTGGTAATGACACCAGCGTTTTGCAATGGATCGTGTCCTAA
- the LOC124308169 gene encoding echinoderm microtubule-associated protein-like 2 isoform X1, with protein MSTPDTMDTIDEAEQAWHEMLECETGSLIGRVADLERQSLAQRDEIVCLRATLADALRRIAQLEGRERREDDRIERRLERGLSSPIRNGHVPQRNSQATGSQKDLRLRQSSVASYRHSSGSSQDVRDAAASPRRPVSYTPPSQLPQRRSVHYQSTGSLHSDSPSSSSVSPVPSPSPRATPLPVARSPTTKTNGPPQSSLRRAKRWSSTGDFTHSPQSPAGVAAQLGGSRLSTSTKSLFNLFKPSVLSNVKHGTRGMQYNEDEGTITMHLRGRPILLFPPTPFMESYDLHKVSTPPQSKLKLDWVYGYRGKDCRSNLHLLPTGEIVYFVAAVVVLYNPEEHSQRHYIGHTDDVKCIAIHPNKLLIATGQVAGTDRRDALPHIRIWNSVSLTTNHIIGTGEFDGAICCLSFSKADGGNLLCAIDETSDHNISIWDWQKGDRGMKLTETKCSVDTVVCAEWHPLERNQIVTCGKSHISFWSLDNGGMLYKRMGVFENRDKPKYVTCVAFNQNGDVLTGDSNGNIIVWARGTNTISRLVRNLHDGSIFSMCVLKDGTVVTGGGKDGRILHYDASLSLTGEEAQIEGHFGGIRTVSEGRGSQLLVGTTRNCILVGDLEMGFNPAVLGHTDEVWGLAAHPTLPQFATAGHDRLLQMWDSLSHSVVWSKDIGEQAQSVCFSPDGTVMIVGCTSGKCLAIDSETRELYTHHSDGSEPLQVVRFSPDGSSLAIGSRDNSIYIYQVNDDATKYSRVGRCMQKRTRGIRGHSSFITHLDWSVDSQYLRSNSGDYELLYWNPGICRQIPKSSVLRDVDWATHSCIISFETIGVWPESADGTDINNCARSGDGKLLATGDDFGKVKLFSYPACQPKSLFHVYAGHSSHVTNVSFLQDDTRLVSTGGNDTSVLQWIVS; from the exons ATGTCAACGCCGGACACGATGGACACTATAGACGAGGCTGAGCAGGCATGGC ACGAGATGCTAGAATGTGAGACTGGCTCGCTGATAGGCAGAGTGGCTGATCTCGAAAGACAATCGCTGGCACAACGCGACGAGATCGTATGTCTAAGGGCAACATTGGCGGATGCTTTACGAAGAATCGCCCAACTCGAGGgtagagagagaagagaagatgACAGAATCGAGCGAAGGCTGGAACGCGGCTTGTCGTCGCCGATTAGAAACGGTCACGTGCCGCAAAGAA ATAGCCAGGCTACCGGCTCTCAGAAAGACCTTCGGCTAAGGCAATCTAGTGTCGCATCCTACAGGCATTCGAGTGGCTCCAGTCAGGATGTTAGGGACGCTGCCGCTAGTCCTCGAAGACCAGTTAGCTATACCCCTCCTTCGCAGCTCCCTCAAAG AAGATCTGTACATTATCAGTCAACGGGTTCGCTCCACTCGGACAGTCCAAGCAGTAGCAGCGTTTCACCTGTGCCTTCGCCAAGTCCGAGAGCGACGCCGTTGCCTGTTGCAAG ATCACCAACGACAAAAACAAACGGACCGCCACAGAGTAGCCTTCGACGAGCTAAAAGGTGGTCTTCGACAGGGGATTTTACGCATTCGCCACAATCGCCGGCCGGGGTCGCGGCGCAACTCGGTGGTTCCAG ATTATCAACATCGACCAAGTCACTATTCAATCTCTTCAAGCCTTCCGTGTTGAGCAACGTCAAACATGG CACGAGAGGCATGCAGTACAATGAGGACGAAGGAACGATCACGATGCATCTACGCGGGAGGCCGATACTCCTGTTTCCTCCAACGCCGTTCATGGAGTCCTACGACTTGCACAAGGTCTCCACGCCACCCCAAAGCAAGCTAAAATTGGACTGGGTTTACGGTTATAGAGGAAAGGACTGCAGGAGCAACTTGCACCTGTTGCCGACCGGTGAAATCGTCTATTTCGTAGCGGCGGTCGTGGTCTTGTACAACCCTGAGGAACACAGCCAAAGGCACTACATCGGTCACACCGACGATGTCAAATG CATAGCGATACACCCGAACAAGTTGTTAATAGCGACTGGCCAAGTGGCGGGAACTGACAGAAGAGATGCCCTT CCGCATATCAGGATATGGAACTCTGTGAGCTTGACGACGAATCATATCATTGGTACAGGAGAATTTGACGGGGCCATTTGCTGCCTGTCATTTTCAAAAGCAGACGGCGGTAATTTGCTATGCGCTATCGATGAGACGTCGGATCACAACATATCGATTTGGGACTGGCAGAAGGGTGATCGCGGCATGAAACTGACGGAGACAAAG TGTTCCGTTGACACGGTAGTTTGCGCCGAATGGCATCCGTTGGAGCGAAATCAAATAGTGACCTGCGGCAAGAGCCACATTTCGTTCTGGTCCCTCGACAACGGGGGTATGCTCTACAAGAGGATGGGGGTGTTTGAGAATCGGGACAAGCCTAAATACGTTACCTGTGTGGCCTTTAATCAAAATGGCGATGTCCTGACCGGAGATAGTAACGGAAACATCATCGTGTGGGCGAGAG gAACAAACACCATTTCTAGGCTGGTGAGAAATCTACACGACGGATCTATATTCTCGATGTGCGTATTAAAAGACGGAACCGTTGTCACCGGAGGTGGAAAAGACGGGAGGATATTGCATTACGACGCGTCTTTGAGTCTGACCGGAGAAGAGGCTCAG ATCGAAGGCCACTTTGGTGGGATAAGAACAGTTTCGGAAGGACGTGGGTCTCAATTGCTGGTTGGCACCACACGCAACTGTATCTTGGTTGGCGATTTGGAAATGGGTTTCAATCCAGCGGTCTTGGGACACACTGATGAGGTTTGGGGACTGGCTGCTCATCCCACCTTGCCACAATTTGCGACCGCCGGTCATGACCGGCTATTACAAATGTGGGACAGTCTGAGCCACTCCGTTGTGTGGAGCAAGGACATCGGG GAACAAGCACAGAGCGTGTGTTTCTCGCCAGACGGTACGGTGATGATCGTTGGTTGCACTTCTGGTAAATGTCTCGCAATCGATAGCGAAACAAGAGAATTATATACTCATCATTCCGACGGTTCTGAACCATTGCAA GTTGTGAGATTTTCGCCCGATGGATCGTCACTCGCGATCGGATCTAGAGACAACAGCATTTACATATATCAAGTGAACGATGATGCCACAAAGTACAGCCGCGTTGGAAGATGCATG CAAAAGAGGACTCGAGGAATTAGA GGACACTCGAGTTTCATCACCCATCTCGATTGGTCGGTTGATAGTCAGTACTTGAGGAGTAACAGCGGGGATTACGAGTTGTTGTACT GGAATCCGGGTATTTGTCGGCAAATACCAAAATCGTCGGTGTTACGAGACGTCGATTGGGCGACGCACAGCTGCATCATTAGCTTCGAAACGATCGGCGTTTGGCCGGAAAGTGCGGACGGTACGGATATCAACAACTGCGCAAGAAGCGGGGATGGAAAATTGCTGGCAACCGGAGACGACTTTGGAAAAGTGAAACTTTTCTCTTATCCGGCCTGCCAACCAAAG TCTTTGTTCCACGTTTATGCCGGCCACTCGAGTCACGTGACAAACGTTTCATTTCTGCAAGATGACACGAGACTGGTTTCAACCGGTGGTAATGACACCAGCGTTTTGCAATGGATCGTGTCCTAA
- the LOC124308169 gene encoding echinoderm microtubule-associated protein-like 2 isoform X3 has product MSTPDTMDTIDEAEQAWHEMLECETGSLIGRVADLERQSLAQRDEIVCLRATLADALRRIAQLEGRERREDDRIERRLERGLSSPIRNGHVPQRNSQATGSQKDLRLRQSSVASYRHSSGSSQDVRDAAASPRRPVSYTPPSQLPQRRSVHYQSTGSLHSDSPSSSSVSPVPSPSPRATPLPVARSPTTKTNGPPQSSLRRAKRWSSTGDFTHSPQSPAGVAAQLGGSRLSTSTKSLFNLFKPSVLSNVKHGTRGMQYNEDEGTITMHLRGRPILLFPPTPFMESYDLHKVSTPPQSKLKLDWVYGYRGKDCRSNLHLLPTGEIVYFVAAVVVLYNPEEHSQRHYIGHTDDVKCIAIHPNKLLIATGQVAGTDRRDALPHIRIWNSVSLTTNHIIGTGEFDGAICCLSFSKADGGNLLCAIDETSDHNISIWDWQKGDRGMKLTETKCSVDTVVCAEWHPLERNQIVTCGKSHISFWSLDNGGMLYKRMGVFENRDKPKYVTCVAFNQNGDVLTGDSNGNIIVWARGTNTISRLVRNLHDGSIFSMCVLKDGTVVTGGGKDGRILHYDASLSLTGEEAQIEGHFGGIRTVSEGRGSQLLVGTTRNCILVGDLEMGFNPAVLGHTDEVWGLAAHPTLPQFATAGHDRLLQMWDSLSHSVVWSKDIGEQAQSVCFSPDGTVMIVGCTSGKCLAIDSETRELYTHHSDGSEPLQVVRFSPDGSSLAIGSRDNSIYIYQVNDDATKYSRVGRCMGHSSFITHLDWSVDSQYLRSNSGDYELLYWNPGICRQIPKSSVLRDVDWATHSCIISFETIGVWPESADGTDINNCARSGDGKLLATGDDFGKVKLFSYPACQPKSLFHVYAGHSSHVTNVSFLQDDTRLVSTGGNDTSVLQWIVS; this is encoded by the exons ATGTCAACGCCGGACACGATGGACACTATAGACGAGGCTGAGCAGGCATGGC ACGAGATGCTAGAATGTGAGACTGGCTCGCTGATAGGCAGAGTGGCTGATCTCGAAAGACAATCGCTGGCACAACGCGACGAGATCGTATGTCTAAGGGCAACATTGGCGGATGCTTTACGAAGAATCGCCCAACTCGAGGgtagagagagaagagaagatgACAGAATCGAGCGAAGGCTGGAACGCGGCTTGTCGTCGCCGATTAGAAACGGTCACGTGCCGCAAAGAA ATAGCCAGGCTACCGGCTCTCAGAAAGACCTTCGGCTAAGGCAATCTAGTGTCGCATCCTACAGGCATTCGAGTGGCTCCAGTCAGGATGTTAGGGACGCTGCCGCTAGTCCTCGAAGACCAGTTAGCTATACCCCTCCTTCGCAGCTCCCTCAAAG AAGATCTGTACATTATCAGTCAACGGGTTCGCTCCACTCGGACAGTCCAAGCAGTAGCAGCGTTTCACCTGTGCCTTCGCCAAGTCCGAGAGCGACGCCGTTGCCTGTTGCAAG ATCACCAACGACAAAAACAAACGGACCGCCACAGAGTAGCCTTCGACGAGCTAAAAGGTGGTCTTCGACAGGGGATTTTACGCATTCGCCACAATCGCCGGCCGGGGTCGCGGCGCAACTCGGTGGTTCCAG ATTATCAACATCGACCAAGTCACTATTCAATCTCTTCAAGCCTTCCGTGTTGAGCAACGTCAAACATGG CACGAGAGGCATGCAGTACAATGAGGACGAAGGAACGATCACGATGCATCTACGCGGGAGGCCGATACTCCTGTTTCCTCCAACGCCGTTCATGGAGTCCTACGACTTGCACAAGGTCTCCACGCCACCCCAAAGCAAGCTAAAATTGGACTGGGTTTACGGTTATAGAGGAAAGGACTGCAGGAGCAACTTGCACCTGTTGCCGACCGGTGAAATCGTCTATTTCGTAGCGGCGGTCGTGGTCTTGTACAACCCTGAGGAACACAGCCAAAGGCACTACATCGGTCACACCGACGATGTCAAATG CATAGCGATACACCCGAACAAGTTGTTAATAGCGACTGGCCAAGTGGCGGGAACTGACAGAAGAGATGCCCTT CCGCATATCAGGATATGGAACTCTGTGAGCTTGACGACGAATCATATCATTGGTACAGGAGAATTTGACGGGGCCATTTGCTGCCTGTCATTTTCAAAAGCAGACGGCGGTAATTTGCTATGCGCTATCGATGAGACGTCGGATCACAACATATCGATTTGGGACTGGCAGAAGGGTGATCGCGGCATGAAACTGACGGAGACAAAG TGTTCCGTTGACACGGTAGTTTGCGCCGAATGGCATCCGTTGGAGCGAAATCAAATAGTGACCTGCGGCAAGAGCCACATTTCGTTCTGGTCCCTCGACAACGGGGGTATGCTCTACAAGAGGATGGGGGTGTTTGAGAATCGGGACAAGCCTAAATACGTTACCTGTGTGGCCTTTAATCAAAATGGCGATGTCCTGACCGGAGATAGTAACGGAAACATCATCGTGTGGGCGAGAG gAACAAACACCATTTCTAGGCTGGTGAGAAATCTACACGACGGATCTATATTCTCGATGTGCGTATTAAAAGACGGAACCGTTGTCACCGGAGGTGGAAAAGACGGGAGGATATTGCATTACGACGCGTCTTTGAGTCTGACCGGAGAAGAGGCTCAG ATCGAAGGCCACTTTGGTGGGATAAGAACAGTTTCGGAAGGACGTGGGTCTCAATTGCTGGTTGGCACCACACGCAACTGTATCTTGGTTGGCGATTTGGAAATGGGTTTCAATCCAGCGGTCTTGGGACACACTGATGAGGTTTGGGGACTGGCTGCTCATCCCACCTTGCCACAATTTGCGACCGCCGGTCATGACCGGCTATTACAAATGTGGGACAGTCTGAGCCACTCCGTTGTGTGGAGCAAGGACATCGGG GAACAAGCACAGAGCGTGTGTTTCTCGCCAGACGGTACGGTGATGATCGTTGGTTGCACTTCTGGTAAATGTCTCGCAATCGATAGCGAAACAAGAGAATTATATACTCATCATTCCGACGGTTCTGAACCATTGCAA GTTGTGAGATTTTCGCCCGATGGATCGTCACTCGCGATCGGATCTAGAGACAACAGCATTTACATATATCAAGTGAACGATGATGCCACAAAGTACAGCCGCGTTGGAAGATGCATG GGACACTCGAGTTTCATCACCCATCTCGATTGGTCGGTTGATAGTCAGTACTTGAGGAGTAACAGCGGGGATTACGAGTTGTTGTACT GGAATCCGGGTATTTGTCGGCAAATACCAAAATCGTCGGTGTTACGAGACGTCGATTGGGCGACGCACAGCTGCATCATTAGCTTCGAAACGATCGGCGTTTGGCCGGAAAGTGCGGACGGTACGGATATCAACAACTGCGCAAGAAGCGGGGATGGAAAATTGCTGGCAACCGGAGACGACTTTGGAAAAGTGAAACTTTTCTCTTATCCGGCCTGCCAACCAAAG TCTTTGTTCCACGTTTATGCCGGCCACTCGAGTCACGTGACAAACGTTTCATTTCTGCAAGATGACACGAGACTGGTTTCAACCGGTGGTAATGACACCAGCGTTTTGCAATGGATCGTGTCCTAA
- the LOC124308169 gene encoding echinoderm microtubule-associated protein-like 2 isoform X2 → MRVNGDEDADNVYQEMDEMLECETGSLIGRVADLERQSLAQRDEIVCLRATLADALRRIAQLEGRERREDDRIERRLERGLSSPIRNGHVPQRNSQATGSQKDLRLRQSSVASYRHSSGSSQDVRDAAASPRRPVSYTPPSQLPQRRSVHYQSTGSLHSDSPSSSSVSPVPSPSPRATPLPVARSPTTKTNGPPQSSLRRAKRWSSTGDFTHSPQSPAGVAAQLGGSRLSTSTKSLFNLFKPSVLSNVKHGTRGMQYNEDEGTITMHLRGRPILLFPPTPFMESYDLHKVSTPPQSKLKLDWVYGYRGKDCRSNLHLLPTGEIVYFVAAVVVLYNPEEHSQRHYIGHTDDVKCIAIHPNKLLIATGQVAGTDRRDALPHIRIWNSVSLTTNHIIGTGEFDGAICCLSFSKADGGNLLCAIDETSDHNISIWDWQKGDRGMKLTETKCSVDTVVCAEWHPLERNQIVTCGKSHISFWSLDNGGMLYKRMGVFENRDKPKYVTCVAFNQNGDVLTGDSNGNIIVWARGTNTISRLVRNLHDGSIFSMCVLKDGTVVTGGGKDGRILHYDASLSLTGEEAQIEGHFGGIRTVSEGRGSQLLVGTTRNCILVGDLEMGFNPAVLGHTDEVWGLAAHPTLPQFATAGHDRLLQMWDSLSHSVVWSKDIGEQAQSVCFSPDGTVMIVGCTSGKCLAIDSETRELYTHHSDGSEPLQVVRFSPDGSSLAIGSRDNSIYIYQVNDDATKYSRVGRCMQKRTRGIRGHSSFITHLDWSVDSQYLRSNSGDYELLYWNPGICRQIPKSSVLRDVDWATHSCIISFETIGVWPESADGTDINNCARSGDGKLLATGDDFGKVKLFSYPACQPKSLFHVYAGHSSHVTNVSFLQDDTRLVSTGGNDTSVLQWIVS, encoded by the exons ATGCGAGTGAACGGGGATGAGGACGCAGATAACGTTTATCAAGAAATGG ACGAGATGCTAGAATGTGAGACTGGCTCGCTGATAGGCAGAGTGGCTGATCTCGAAAGACAATCGCTGGCACAACGCGACGAGATCGTATGTCTAAGGGCAACATTGGCGGATGCTTTACGAAGAATCGCCCAACTCGAGGgtagagagagaagagaagatgACAGAATCGAGCGAAGGCTGGAACGCGGCTTGTCGTCGCCGATTAGAAACGGTCACGTGCCGCAAAGAA ATAGCCAGGCTACCGGCTCTCAGAAAGACCTTCGGCTAAGGCAATCTAGTGTCGCATCCTACAGGCATTCGAGTGGCTCCAGTCAGGATGTTAGGGACGCTGCCGCTAGTCCTCGAAGACCAGTTAGCTATACCCCTCCTTCGCAGCTCCCTCAAAG AAGATCTGTACATTATCAGTCAACGGGTTCGCTCCACTCGGACAGTCCAAGCAGTAGCAGCGTTTCACCTGTGCCTTCGCCAAGTCCGAGAGCGACGCCGTTGCCTGTTGCAAG ATCACCAACGACAAAAACAAACGGACCGCCACAGAGTAGCCTTCGACGAGCTAAAAGGTGGTCTTCGACAGGGGATTTTACGCATTCGCCACAATCGCCGGCCGGGGTCGCGGCGCAACTCGGTGGTTCCAG ATTATCAACATCGACCAAGTCACTATTCAATCTCTTCAAGCCTTCCGTGTTGAGCAACGTCAAACATGG CACGAGAGGCATGCAGTACAATGAGGACGAAGGAACGATCACGATGCATCTACGCGGGAGGCCGATACTCCTGTTTCCTCCAACGCCGTTCATGGAGTCCTACGACTTGCACAAGGTCTCCACGCCACCCCAAAGCAAGCTAAAATTGGACTGGGTTTACGGTTATAGAGGAAAGGACTGCAGGAGCAACTTGCACCTGTTGCCGACCGGTGAAATCGTCTATTTCGTAGCGGCGGTCGTGGTCTTGTACAACCCTGAGGAACACAGCCAAAGGCACTACATCGGTCACACCGACGATGTCAAATG CATAGCGATACACCCGAACAAGTTGTTAATAGCGACTGGCCAAGTGGCGGGAACTGACAGAAGAGATGCCCTT CCGCATATCAGGATATGGAACTCTGTGAGCTTGACGACGAATCATATCATTGGTACAGGAGAATTTGACGGGGCCATTTGCTGCCTGTCATTTTCAAAAGCAGACGGCGGTAATTTGCTATGCGCTATCGATGAGACGTCGGATCACAACATATCGATTTGGGACTGGCAGAAGGGTGATCGCGGCATGAAACTGACGGAGACAAAG TGTTCCGTTGACACGGTAGTTTGCGCCGAATGGCATCCGTTGGAGCGAAATCAAATAGTGACCTGCGGCAAGAGCCACATTTCGTTCTGGTCCCTCGACAACGGGGGTATGCTCTACAAGAGGATGGGGGTGTTTGAGAATCGGGACAAGCCTAAATACGTTACCTGTGTGGCCTTTAATCAAAATGGCGATGTCCTGACCGGAGATAGTAACGGAAACATCATCGTGTGGGCGAGAG gAACAAACACCATTTCTAGGCTGGTGAGAAATCTACACGACGGATCTATATTCTCGATGTGCGTATTAAAAGACGGAACCGTTGTCACCGGAGGTGGAAAAGACGGGAGGATATTGCATTACGACGCGTCTTTGAGTCTGACCGGAGAAGAGGCTCAG ATCGAAGGCCACTTTGGTGGGATAAGAACAGTTTCGGAAGGACGTGGGTCTCAATTGCTGGTTGGCACCACACGCAACTGTATCTTGGTTGGCGATTTGGAAATGGGTTTCAATCCAGCGGTCTTGGGACACACTGATGAGGTTTGGGGACTGGCTGCTCATCCCACCTTGCCACAATTTGCGACCGCCGGTCATGACCGGCTATTACAAATGTGGGACAGTCTGAGCCACTCCGTTGTGTGGAGCAAGGACATCGGG GAACAAGCACAGAGCGTGTGTTTCTCGCCAGACGGTACGGTGATGATCGTTGGTTGCACTTCTGGTAAATGTCTCGCAATCGATAGCGAAACAAGAGAATTATATACTCATCATTCCGACGGTTCTGAACCATTGCAA GTTGTGAGATTTTCGCCCGATGGATCGTCACTCGCGATCGGATCTAGAGACAACAGCATTTACATATATCAAGTGAACGATGATGCCACAAAGTACAGCCGCGTTGGAAGATGCATG CAAAAGAGGACTCGAGGAATTAGA GGACACTCGAGTTTCATCACCCATCTCGATTGGTCGGTTGATAGTCAGTACTTGAGGAGTAACAGCGGGGATTACGAGTTGTTGTACT GGAATCCGGGTATTTGTCGGCAAATACCAAAATCGTCGGTGTTACGAGACGTCGATTGGGCGACGCACAGCTGCATCATTAGCTTCGAAACGATCGGCGTTTGGCCGGAAAGTGCGGACGGTACGGATATCAACAACTGCGCAAGAAGCGGGGATGGAAAATTGCTGGCAACCGGAGACGACTTTGGAAAAGTGAAACTTTTCTCTTATCCGGCCTGCCAACCAAAG TCTTTGTTCCACGTTTATGCCGGCCACTCGAGTCACGTGACAAACGTTTCATTTCTGCAAGATGACACGAGACTGGTTTCAACCGGTGGTAATGACACCAGCGTTTTGCAATGGATCGTGTCCTAA